A genomic segment from Nicotiana sylvestris chromosome 1, ASM39365v2, whole genome shotgun sequence encodes:
- the LOC104226239 gene encoding probable glycosyltransferase At3g07620, with translation MIMLMVARAIFFVFQLGFVLLREIYLILLDHLLHPRKILKHIVVSLAIKHSISSISSLIWSTPSHSFSHEKVDKGSVYNSQEDFRENYKQMENLKIYAYPMDNDQYNVTSLEGYFSQHMRSSSFITSDPNSADLFFVPPSMDWDDMMTKYPYWMPTWGTDHFHVICQDGELEVPLPILKHYAIRLSCSPVQFNPTRDVLLPHSSLPYRWPHWKSDIEDKKLLGFWAGNKSSRLGEKLVDMWGADKDLYIRGLDAHTSYGALDFWDKLHNSKFCICPAEHFGVSVARITEAIYFGCVPVIFANEYELPFNNILDWSKFSVILKEECEFHELKHILKSKGKVEFELLYYNLLKVQKHFRWNTPPIEEDAFHMVVYELWLRSQALKKWRNK, from the exons ATGATAATGCTAATGGTAGCCAGAGCAATTTTTTTTGTCTTTCAACTTGGTTTCGTTTTGCTGAGAGAGATATACTTGATTCTACTGGATCATCTTCTTCATCCCAGAAAAATTCTGAAACACATAGTCGTCTCTCTAGCTATCAAACATTCCATCTCCTCCATCTCTTCACTAATTTGGTCAACTCCATCACACTCTTTCTCTCAT GAGAAAGTTGACAAAGGATCAGTGTATAATTCTCAAGAAGATTTTCGAGAAAATTACAAGCAGATGGAGAACTTGAAGATTTATGCATATCCCATGGATAATGATCAGTACAATGTTACCTCACTGGAAGGGTACTTCTCTCAGCATATGAGGAGTAGTTCCTTCATTACATCTGATCCCAACAGTGCTGATTTATTCTTTGTACCTCCATCGATG GATTGGGATGATATGATGACCAAATACCCCTACTGGATGCCAACATGGGGTACTGATCATTTTCATGTGATCTGCCAGGATGGTGAGTTGGAAGTACCGCTTCCAATTCTAAAGCATTATGCCATAAGACTCTCGTGCTCGCCAGTCCAATTCAACCCTACGAGAGACGTTCTACTTCCCCATTCTAGCCTTCCATATCGTTGGCCACATTGGAAAAGTGACATAGAAGACAA AAAACTACTAGGATTTTGGGCCGGAAACAAGAGTTCAAGGCTAGGAGAAAAACTTGTAGACATGTGGGGTGCAGACAAGGATCTCTATATTCGTGGGTTGGATGCACACACGAGCTATGGAGCATTAGACTTTTGGGATAAGCTTCACAATTCGAAGTTTTGCATATGCCCCGCGGAACATTTTGGTGTCTCTGTTGCCCGCATAACCGAAGCCATCTACTTTGGTTGTGTCCCAG TAATATTTGCAAACGAGTATGAATTGCCATTCAATAACATTCTGGACTGGAGCAAGTTTTCTGTGATATTGAAAGAGGAGTGTGAATTTCACGAACTCAAACATATCCTCAAATCCAAAGGAAAAGTAGAGTTTGAGCTGTTGTATTACAATTTGTTGAAG GTGCAAAAACATTTTAGATGGAATACACCACCAATTGAAGAAGACGCTTTCCATATGGTGGTGTATGAGCTATGGTTGCGCAGTCAAGCACTAAAGAAGTGGCGCAACAAATAG